In Methanolacinia paynteri, the following proteins share a genomic window:
- a CDS encoding nitroreductase family protein: MNLGLTILKGRRSVRKYKDEEIPGEIIKAALEAAHLAPTARNLQPWLFGVIKEKETLNKIAETAPNGAFIKDANACFAVFGEKDQTYYLEDCSAATLQIILALWSFGVGSCWVAGDKKDYADEIRKMMNVPEKYTLVSLIPAGYPEEINIPSKKDLKDLVFYETYTEN; the protein is encoded by the coding sequence ATGAATCTTGGACTTACCATCCTCAAGGGAAGAAGAAGCGTCAGGAAGTACAAGGACGAAGAGATACCCGGGGAGATTATTAAGGCGGCTCTTGAAGCGGCACATCTCGCCCCGACGGCAAGAAACCTTCAGCCATGGCTTTTTGGTGTCATAAAAGAGAAGGAAACACTCAATAAGATAGCGGAAACGGCACCAAACGGGGCATTCATAAAGGATGCAAATGCCTGTTTCGCGGTCTTCGGCGAGAAGGACCAGACCTATTACCTTGAAGACTGCAGTGCCGCAACACTGCAGATCATTCTTGCACTCTGGTCGTTCGGAGTAGGATCGTGCTGGGTTGCGGGAGACAAGAAGGACTATGCCGACGAGATAAGGAAGATGATGAACGTCCCGGAAAAATATACCCTTGTCTCACTAATCCCCGCCGGCTACCCCGAAGAGATCAATATACCATCGAAGAAAGACCTGAAAGATCTCGTATTTTACGAGACCTATACTGAAAATTAA
- a CDS encoding HEPN domain-containing protein, whose amino-acid sequence MSERREFYSRIYRQGHLRPVPPSIDMKRAYQKKSESYIVSARILFENGKLEEAVSMIYYSMFYMVLALFFRTGIKCENHSAAIYLLEDLYGLDNSAIIHAKSERIDKQYYIDFNLSREDVDEMMGEAYDFNAYIMDFTEKMKGREIENFRNMFLDLVR is encoded by the coding sequence ATGTCGGAAAGACGCGAGTTTTACAGTAGGATCTACAGGCAGGGGCACCTGAGGCCGGTTCCGCCGAGCATAGATATGAAGCGTGCCTACCAGAAAAAATCCGAGAGCTATATCGTATCGGCAAGGATACTGTTCGAGAACGGGAAACTCGAAGAGGCTGTTTCGATGATCTACTACAGCATGTTCTATATGGTGCTCGCTCTTTTTTTCAGAACCGGCATAAAATGCGAGAATCATTCTGCCGCAATATATCTCCTCGAAGATCTGTACGGACTTGACAACAGTGCAATAATCCATGCCAAAAGCGAGAGGATAGACAAACAATATTATATCGATTTCAATCTAAGCCGCGAGGATGTCGATGAGATGATGGGAGAGGCATATGATTTCAATGCATACATCATGGACTTTACCGAGAAGATGAAAGGCAGGGAGATTGAGAATTTCAGGAACATGTTCTTAGACCTTGTCAGGTGA
- a CDS encoding GMP synthase subunit A, whose amino-acid sequence MLPICLVNNFGQFNHLIKRMLRDIEIDAVMIKNDVPPEEVEGSYRGIILGGGPSLDRANHAPDYLDLGLPVLGICLGLHIIATRYGGTVNPGKMGGFGGVEVEIVDHTGILEGYPDRISVWASHADEVKEMPEGFTLLARSNICGNEAIGNFEKNIYGVQWHPEVSHTTEGYRVFKNFDRITQDNL is encoded by the coding sequence ATGCTTCCAATCTGCCTTGTAAATAATTTCGGTCAGTTCAACCACCTGATCAAAAGGATGCTCAGGGACATCGAAATCGATGCAGTGATGATAAAAAACGATGTCCCGCCTGAAGAGGTCGAAGGTTCATACAGGGGGATAATCCTCGGCGGAGGCCCCAGCCTTGATAGGGCGAACCATGCCCCCGACTACCTCGACCTCGGATTACCTGTACTCGGGATATGCCTCGGCCTGCATATTATTGCCACCAGGTATGGCGGAACTGTAAACCCGGGAAAGATGGGAGGATTCGGAGGCGTTGAAGTTGAGATCGTGGATCATACGGGAATTCTCGAAGGCTACCCGGACAGGATCTCTGTCTGGGCATCCCATGCAGATGAAGTAAAAGAGATGCCCGAGGGATTCACGCTCCTTGCGAGATCCAATATCTGCGGAAACGAAGCAATTGGAAACTTTGAAAAGAATATCTACGGCGTCCAGTGGCACCCGGAAGTCAGCCATACGACAGAAGGCTACAGGGTCTTTAAGAACTTCGACAGGATCACACAGGACAATCTCTGA
- a CDS encoding TraB/GumN family protein: MGEIRLVGTAHVSQASIDEVRNTIEEYQPDVVAIELDKGRFAAIRNQGEKPTVNEILKGGNFSELLVQWSLAYIQRKIGMDVGVEPGAEMLAAIEEAEKNNIPIALADRDIRLTLSRFWGGMGIIEKLKLLFAVVGAVAGKGDEEEIDIEELTKNQDLIEASIEEFRKFSPKGAAALIGERDAYLTHSLLRLASKHEKVLGIVGAGHVKGIKEYMSKPETLPPFSSLVEQPKGFPWKLAFGVFFVALFAFLILLIGFSGVG; this comes from the coding sequence TTGGGTGAAATAAGACTTGTAGGCACCGCCCATGTGTCGCAGGCAAGTATCGATGAAGTAAGAAATACTATAGAAGAGTACCAGCCGGATGTAGTGGCTATTGAACTGGATAAAGGAAGATTCGCGGCTATCAGAAACCAGGGCGAGAAGCCCACGGTAAACGAGATCCTGAAAGGAGGAAATTTTTCAGAACTCCTTGTCCAGTGGTCGCTTGCATATATCCAGAGAAAGATCGGGATGGATGTAGGTGTCGAGCCTGGCGCCGAGATGCTTGCCGCAATTGAAGAGGCCGAGAAGAATAATATCCCGATAGCCCTTGCCGACAGGGACATCCGCCTGACCCTATCGCGTTTCTGGGGAGGAATGGGCATTATAGAAAAGCTCAAACTTCTCTTTGCAGTAGTTGGCGCCGTAGCCGGCAAAGGCGATGAAGAAGAGATCGATATCGAGGAGCTCACTAAGAACCAGGACCTAATCGAGGCCTCGATCGAAGAGTTCAGGAAGTTCTCGCCGAAGGGTGCGGCGGCGCTTATCGGGGAGAGGGATGCTTATCTAACCCACTCGCTTCTGAGGCTCGCATCAAAACACGAAAAGGTTCTCGGTATCGTCGGTGCAGGGCATGTAAAGGGAATAAAAGAGTACATGTCGAAACCCGAAACGCTCCCTCCTTTCAGTTCGCTCGTCGAACAGCCGAAAGGCTTCCCGTGGAAACTTGCATTCGGTGTCTTTTTCGTTGCACTGTTCGCATTCCTCATACTCCTGATAGGCTTCTCTGGCGTAGGA
- a CDS encoding YkgJ family cysteine cluster protein: MCGQCCSLISDNSNLVLVSAPEIRRIMDGTGLSWGEIAEPYPETLIGDNGEEYTFAWCLKRTEKKCRFLNEDSRCSIYEYRPQICRTYPFMLDESGFLIFECPGIGDVASEEAAGKIAEELIERALFEREEFNKIRKIFSSAELKCDKMNIIDSEGVKTVG; the protein is encoded by the coding sequence ATGTGCGGACAATGCTGTTCTCTTATATCCGACAACTCGAATCTTGTTCTGGTGAGTGCACCCGAGATTAGGAGGATCATGGACGGTACCGGCCTTTCATGGGGTGAGATCGCAGAGCCCTATCCCGAGACTCTCATAGGAGACAACGGCGAGGAGTATACGTTTGCATGGTGCCTGAAGAGAACGGAAAAGAAGTGCCGTTTTCTTAATGAGGACTCCCGGTGCAGTATATATGAATACAGGCCGCAGATATGCAGGACATACCCGTTCATGCTTGATGAATCGGGGTTTTTGATATTTGAATGCCCCGGAATAGGAGATGTGGCCTCAGAAGAGGCAGCAGGCAAAATCGCCGAAGAGCTAATTGAAAGAGCACTATTCGAGCGGGAAGAATTCAATAAGATCAGGAAGATCTTCAGTTCGGCCGAATTAAAATGTGATAAAATGAACATAATTGACAGCGAGGGGGTAAAGACAGTTGGGTGA
- the crcB gene encoding fluoride efflux transporter CrcB: protein MKIWLLVAIGGAIGALARYIIGGWFQSGNSTFPVGTMSVNIIGSFLLGFIMYFSEYTGVFSDETRIFITIGVLGAFTTMSTFSYESFRMLEHNEFIKLSVNILGTVLLTLCGIYLGKIMAGFAEVFT from the coding sequence ATGAAGATCTGGCTGCTCGTAGCCATAGGAGGAGCAATCGGTGCACTCGCCAGGTATATCATCGGCGGGTGGTTCCAGAGCGGAAATTCTACATTCCCCGTCGGAACGATGTCGGTAAATATAATCGGCAGCTTTCTCCTCGGGTTTATTATGTATTTTTCAGAATATACCGGAGTTTTCAGCGATGAGACACGCATATTCATTACTATCGGCGTCCTCGGGGCGTTCACCACGATGTCGACATTCAGCTATGAATCCTTCAGGATGCTCGAACACAACGAATTCATTAAGCTGTCGGTAAATATACTCGGTACAGTTCTGCTTACGCTTTGCGGAATTTACCTGGGAAAGATAATGGCAGGTTTTGCCGAGGTGTTTACATGA
- a CDS encoding nucleotidyltransferase domain-containing protein, with translation MERNIGYEIAIHLLESDSHPRRIAKDLEVPHTTVIRRLKGLYDMNIVDFREEGKNKVFYLEESLEARSFIISAEIYKFTKTLDLYPRLRPLFNGIIRDDRIHLAILFGSYARWAPTYKSDIDIFIETKDREIKTGVEKLQSRVSVKIGDFDRSSDLVREIESNHVIIKGFEDYVGKTRVLQ, from the coding sequence GTGGAACGAAATATCGGATATGAGATTGCCATACATCTGCTTGAGTCCGACAGCCACCCGAGGAGGATAGCAAAGGATCTCGAAGTCCCGCATACAACAGTTATCCGTCGGCTGAAAGGTCTTTATGACATGAATATTGTTGATTTCAGGGAGGAGGGGAAGAACAAGGTATTCTATCTTGAAGAAAGTCTTGAGGCAAGATCCTTCATCATCTCCGCGGAGATCTACAAATTTACAAAAACCCTGGACTTATATCCCCGTTTAAGACCGCTTTTCAATGGAATAATCCGGGATGACAGGATACATCTGGCAATACTCTTCGGGAGTTATGCCCGGTGGGCTCCGACCTACAAGAGCGATATCGATATTTTTATTGAAACAAAGGACAGGGAGATTAAAACCGGGGTGGAGAAACTCCAGTCACGGGTGAGCGTCAAGATCGGTGATTTCGACCGGAGCAGCGATCTTGTGAGGGAGATCGAGAGCAATCACGTAATAATCAAGGGTTTTGAGGATTATGTCGGAAAGACGCGAGTTTTACAGTAG
- a CDS encoding orotidine 5'-phosphate decarboxylase / HUMPS family protein, with protein MSKPVLQVALDLTEIKRALQIGREAVEGGADWIEAGTPLIKSEGMNAVRALKAEFPDHEIVADMKVADTGALEVEMAAKAGASVVCVLADADDTVITEAVRAADKYGVRIMADFINTPDPVKRAIELEELGVHLLNAHVGIDQQMKGKKSVDVLSEIAGKVSLPIGAAGGLDAAGAAEAVTAGADILLVGSSITKAADVRAAAAAVRKAIDNPDLVRTKRKNPDDEIREIFESVSTPNISDAMHRKGAMSDIFSVCGDVKMAGKALTVRTMAGDWAKPVEAIDLAGPGDVIVINNERAKYISPWGELATLSAMNKKLAGIVIDGAARDVDDIRKYKFPVFATALVPNAGEPKGFGEIGAEIICCGQRVRNGDWIVGDESGIVVVPKERAYEIARRALEVKKHETRIREEIRRGDTLSSVVDLLRWEKR; from the coding sequence ATGAGTAAACCCGTCCTTCAGGTTGCCCTCGATCTGACAGAGATCAAGAGAGCGCTTCAGATAGGAAGAGAGGCCGTTGAAGGCGGTGCCGACTGGATTGAGGCCGGAACACCGCTTATAAAAAGCGAAGGAATGAATGCCGTAAGAGCCCTTAAGGCAGAATTCCCGGACCACGAGATAGTCGCGGACATGAAAGTCGCCGATACAGGCGCCCTTGAGGTCGAGATGGCTGCAAAGGCAGGTGCTTCCGTCGTCTGCGTTCTTGCCGATGCCGATGACACCGTGATTACGGAAGCCGTACGTGCCGCCGATAAATACGGGGTCAGGATAATGGCGGACTTCATCAACACACCTGATCCGGTAAAAAGAGCTATAGAACTCGAAGAGCTCGGGGTTCACCTGCTCAATGCACATGTAGGAATCGACCAGCAGATGAAGGGGAAGAAATCCGTGGATGTCCTGAGCGAGATCGCAGGAAAGGTATCTCTTCCGATAGGCGCTGCAGGAGGACTCGATGCGGCAGGTGCCGCGGAGGCGGTTACGGCCGGGGCAGACATTCTCCTTGTAGGAAGCAGTATAACGAAGGCGGCGGATGTCAGGGCCGCCGCTGCCGCTGTAAGAAAGGCGATAGACAATCCTGATCTTGTCAGGACAAAGAGGAAGAATCCCGATGATGAAATAAGAGAGATCTTTGAATCGGTGTCCACTCCGAACATCAGCGACGCCATGCATAGGAAGGGTGCGATGAGTGATATATTCTCGGTCTGCGGAGATGTAAAGATGGCAGGGAAGGCATTAACTGTAAGAACGATGGCAGGAGACTGGGCAAAACCGGTTGAGGCGATCGACCTTGCAGGGCCGGGTGACGTGATTGTTATCAACAATGAACGGGCGAAATATATCTCCCCGTGGGGAGAACTTGCGACGTTAAGCGCCATGAATAAGAAGCTGGCAGGCATTGTGATCGATGGGGCGGCAAGGGACGTCGATGACATCCGCAAATACAAATTTCCGGTCTTTGCAACTGCACTCGTTCCCAATGCAGGAGAACCCAAAGGTTTCGGTGAGATCGGCGCAGAGATCATTTGCTGCGGACAGCGTGTCAGGAATGGCGACTGGATAGTCGGCGACGAATCCGGGATCGTCGTAGTGCCAAAGGAGAGGGCATACGAAATTGCAAGACGTGCTCTTGAAGTAAAGAAGCATGAGACCCGCATCCGGGAGGAGATCAGGAGAGGCGACACCCTATCAAGTGTCGTTGATCTCCTCAGGTGGGAGAAAAGGTAA
- a CDS encoding 4Fe-4S binding protein — protein sequence MSELYYGVHTLGGVITERNGDLCTIRLRTPAGILSVEKMRGIAEIAERFGQNEVHLTTRQTLEIPHIHHTRLEEIKEALAENGTPLGSEKDEVVNIVACPGTERCKFANSDSIGLAKRLDEKLFGKEMPVKIRISISACSYACTSPVLNEIGITTRVSPHRTPGLCTGCGQCSEYCKEEAISVIGGEARVDKEKCLECGVCVTSCPFQLVDIQKKYYIITVGGRRGRHPQMGRVLAEVDNEDDVVNIIDRLVYWVYRRAWSGRLLSDQLEDIKFDSFKNDVLPELLKKE from the coding sequence ATGAGTGAACTGTATTACGGGGTTCATACATTAGGCGGTGTAATCACCGAAAGAAATGGTGATCTCTGTACAATACGGCTGCGGACGCCTGCCGGTATATTGTCTGTTGAAAAGATGCGTGGTATCGCAGAGATTGCAGAAAGATTCGGCCAGAATGAAGTACACCTCACGACACGGCAGACCCTGGAGATCCCTCATATCCACCACACAAGACTGGAAGAGATAAAGGAGGCGCTTGCGGAGAACGGGACGCCTCTCGGATCGGAAAAGGACGAGGTCGTAAATATCGTGGCATGTCCCGGTACCGAGAGATGCAAGTTTGCAAATTCCGATTCAATTGGTCTTGCAAAAAGGCTCGATGAGAAGCTCTTCGGAAAAGAGATGCCGGTGAAGATCAGGATCTCGATCTCCGCCTGCTCTTATGCATGCACCAGTCCTGTCTTAAACGAGATCGGAATAACTACGAGGGTCTCGCCGCACCGGACACCAGGCCTTTGTACAGGGTGCGGTCAGTGCAGCGAATACTGCAAGGAGGAAGCTATCAGTGTAATCGGCGGCGAGGCCAGAGTCGACAAGGAAAAATGTCTCGAATGCGGCGTATGCGTCACTTCCTGCCCGTTCCAGCTTGTTGATATCCAGAAGAAATATTATATCATCACGGTCGGCGGACGAAGAGGAAGACACCCCCAGATGGGGCGCGTCCTTGCAGAGGTCGATAACGAGGACGATGTCGTAAATATCATTGACCGGCTGGTATACTGGGTATACAGGCGTGCATGGTCCGGCAGACTTCTCTCGGATCAGCTTGAAGACATTAAGTTCGATTCCTTCAAAAACGATGTGCTTCCCGAACTTCTGAAAAAGGAGTAA
- a CDS encoding DUF190 domain-containing protein translates to MKLERNSKAVLLRIYIGESDRYKGKPLYRFLVELFKKEGFYGATVLRGITGFGQTSNVHTTSILRLSTDLPIVIEVVDSREKIDEIKPVLDEIIKGGLIIEQEVEVWAYRGKEDESD, encoded by the coding sequence ATGAAACTTGAAAGAAATTCAAAGGCGGTCCTGCTTAGGATATACATAGGCGAATCCGACCGGTATAAAGGAAAACCCCTGTACCGCTTCCTTGTAGAACTCTTTAAAAAGGAGGGATTCTATGGAGCGACAGTTTTAAGGGGCATTACAGGGTTCGGGCAGACAAGCAATGTCCATACAACCTCGATACTCCGCCTGTCAACAGATCTTCCTATCGTGATCGAAGTCGTCGATTCGCGTGAGAAGATCGACGAGATCAAACCGGTACTGGATGAGATAATAAAAGGAGGGCTCATCATAGAACAGGAAGTGGAAGTATGGGCATATAGGGGAAAGGAAGATGAATCCGACTGA
- the cobT gene encoding nicotinate mononucleotide-dependent phosphoribosyltransferase CobT yields the protein MPFLSYKPDIKFERPMAGMVIANTMLSTIPGVSAAGFNPEATLITPALDAGLILNGMPKDIAIPLSPTGCATPATVTRAMFELCRINPIIINAGLKTPPAVPCIDAYGSPGKDPREGPAVPEARELYEKGITIGRQLSDYSDLLVLGESVPGGTTTALCVLRALGYDVGVSSSYSSNPSSIKEEICSEAARRIVGDGIKDPLDIVSYCGDPMMPVVAGIAKGYDKNLVLSGGTQMLAVEALIKALGNEMPPFVTTEYVRVDSSANIEKASDLVGATAWFVDPDFGNIGNAALARYCNGEVKEGALISGSLWLAYMMGYSKDEIWKAINSFFEKYG from the coding sequence ATGCCTTTTCTATCATATAAACCGGATATCAAATTTGAAAGGCCGATGGCAGGAATGGTCATCGCAAACACGATGCTTTCCACAATTCCCGGAGTCTCGGCCGCAGGATTCAACCCTGAAGCGACTCTGATAACACCGGCACTTGATGCAGGCCTTATCCTGAACGGGATGCCGAAGGACATCGCAATCCCGCTCAGCCCGACAGGCTGTGCGACACCCGCGACAGTCACCAGGGCGATGTTTGAACTCTGCAGGATCAACCCGATAATAATCAATGCAGGTCTTAAGACACCGCCTGCCGTACCGTGCATTGACGCATACGGAAGTCCGGGAAAGGATCCAAGGGAAGGTCCTGCTGTGCCAGAGGCACGTGAATTATATGAAAAGGGAATCACAATAGGCAGACAACTCTCGGATTACAGCGACCTCCTTGTCCTCGGGGAGAGTGTACCCGGCGGAACCACGACAGCGCTCTGCGTTCTCCGTGCACTTGGTTATGATGTAGGCGTTTCCAGCAGCTACAGCAGCAATCCGTCATCAATCAAGGAAGAGATCTGCAGCGAGGCTGCCAGGAGGATCGTCGGGGACGGCATTAAAGACCCCTTAGATATTGTAAGTTACTGCGGAGACCCGATGATGCCGGTCGTAGCCGGAATTGCAAAGGGTTACGACAAAAACCTGGTCCTCTCCGGCGGAACCCAAATGCTTGCGGTAGAGGCGCTAATCAAGGCGCTCGGGAATGAAATGCCGCCCTTTGTAACAACAGAATACGTGAGAGTCGACAGTTCTGCAAATATCGAAAAGGCGTCCGATCTTGTCGGGGCTACCGCGTGGTTCGTGGACCCGGACTTCGGAAATATCGGGAATGCAGCCCTTGCAAGATACTGCAACGGAGAGGTAAAGGAAGGCGCTTTAATCTCGGGCTCCCTCTGGCTTGCATATATGATGGGATACTCGAAAGATGAGATCTGGAAAGCAATCAATTCTTTCTTCGAGAAATACGGGTGA
- a CDS encoding methyltransferase domain-containing protein: protein MQLHPVIRLRLSLGFIQYALNLLWEVDRGKKSPLSPAAIEIIYTAYFHPLYMGDVAEMLGITRSTATDHINYLEREGYVRREPDGNDKRKIRVFVTEKAEEWVLSIEERLFGYLETCLSRMTEEEQEQFALLSTRFTGVSDDRTFDEAIRGMKKSRDDFSVPLLERRDGRLLRLEEMADERYHAFDDEDTKKSDEIMFEKRIPETDEGIQDEFTVEIYDQMQRNLRDAGHLPSEDYIKTGIDSGEVLEIGPGPGYTGLEWLKATKDTKLTGVEISPEMIRMAEKNASDYGMSGRTKYVEGNAMNIPLGNNMFDGVFSNGSMHEWENPVSVFNEIARVLKPGGIFCITDLRRDLSEEIYEYMYNACSPEEIRPGFKTSVMAAYTPVELEEILAESDLSGKVIGHPYGLVITGRAAKK, encoded by the coding sequence ATGCAGTTACACCCTGTAATCCGGCTTCGGCTTTCGCTTGGTTTCATTCAGTATGCATTGAACCTGTTGTGGGAGGTTGACAGGGGGAAGAAGAGCCCTCTTTCTCCTGCAGCGATTGAAATCATATACACGGCCTACTTTCATCCCCTCTATATGGGAGATGTGGCGGAGATGCTCGGGATAACCAGGAGTACTGCCACGGATCATATCAATTATCTTGAACGTGAGGGGTATGTCCGACGGGAACCCGACGGAAACGACAAACGAAAGATCAGGGTGTTTGTTACAGAGAAGGCCGAAGAATGGGTTCTGTCGATTGAAGAAAGATTGTTCGGCTATTTAGAAACATGCCTTTCCCGTATGACGGAGGAAGAGCAGGAGCAGTTTGCCTTATTGTCCACCCGGTTTACAGGAGTGTCCGATGACAGGACATTTGATGAAGCTATCAGGGGGATGAAAAAAAGCAGGGACGATTTCAGCGTACCGCTGCTCGAAAGGCGTGATGGGAGACTTCTGCGGCTTGAAGAAATGGCTGATGAGCGCTATCATGCGTTTGATGATGAAGATACTAAAAAAAGTGATGAAATTATGTTTGAAAAAAGAATTCCGGAGACTGATGAAGGTATTCAGGATGAGTTTACGGTTGAGATCTATGATCAGATGCAGAGAAATCTCCGTGATGCGGGACATCTCCCTTCGGAAGATTACATAAAAACCGGCATTGACTCGGGAGAGGTTCTTGAAATCGGTCCCGGGCCCGGTTATACAGGGCTTGAATGGCTTAAAGCTACAAAAGATACGAAGCTCACTGGCGTTGAAATCAGCCCGGAGATGATCCGCATGGCAGAAAAGAATGCATCGGATTATGGGATGTCCGGCCGGACCAAGTACGTGGAAGGAAATGCCATGAATATCCCTCTTGGCAATAACATGTTTGACGGAGTATTTTCCAACGGCTCCATGCATGAGTGGGAGAATCCTGTTTCGGTATTCAACGAAATCGCAAGAGTGCTGAAACCCGGCGGAATTTTCTGCATAACCGATCTGAGAAGAGATCTCTCGGAAGAGATATACGAATACATGTATAATGCCTGTAGTCCTGAGGAGATTAGGCCGGGATTTAAGACATCGGTTATGGCTGCATATACCCCCGTTGAACTGGAGGAAATCCTTGCAGAGTCGGATCTTTCCGGGAAAGTAATCGGCCATCCATACGGGCTTGTAATCACAGGCCGGGCTGCAAAAAAGTAG
- the cobS gene encoding adenosylcobinamide-GDP ribazoletransferase has protein sequence MKGFFRSIAATFGFCTILPVGNNVDFDYYARRYYLMPLVGYLTGCIAAGVAILLGSTPFAAAASIAVLLILYGFNHLDGLLDFGDGLMAHGSREKRIKALTDQNVGAGGVGLAMVVILMTYSGLSALPAMPAALIVAEVCAKFSQVAMIAFGEPLREGIHSYVRSFGKKYYVIPAFLICIPVILMPFSVREFSAVVIATAVSIAFVYFAATRLFGGVNGDVDGASGEITRMAVIAALALAV, from the coding sequence ATGAAGGGTTTTTTCAGATCGATAGCGGCAACGTTCGGGTTCTGCACGATACTCCCTGTAGGCAATAACGTGGACTTCGACTATTATGCGAGACGTTATTACCTGATGCCGCTCGTAGGCTATCTTACCGGGTGCATAGCTGCAGGGGTCGCGATCCTTCTTGGCAGTACGCCGTTTGCCGCCGCCGCTTCGATTGCTGTCCTTTTGATCCTTTACGGTTTCAATCATCTTGACGGCCTCCTGGATTTCGGCGACGGTCTCATGGCACACGGAAGCCGCGAAAAACGAATCAAAGCCCTGACAGATCAGAACGTGGGTGCGGGAGGTGTCGGTCTCGCCATGGTCGTGATATTAATGACCTATAGCGGTCTTTCCGCGTTGCCCGCAATGCCTGCGGCACTGATTGTTGCCGAGGTCTGCGCAAAATTCTCTCAGGTTGCTATGATTGCATTCGGAGAGCCCCTGCGGGAAGGAATTCATTCGTATGTCCGCTCGTTCGGGAAGAAATACTATGTCATTCCGGCGTTTTTGATATGCATCCCGGTAATCCTGATGCCCTTTTCCGTCAGGGAGTTTTCAGCTGTGGTAATTGCCACTGCAGTATCTATTGCTTTCGTTTATTTTGCCGCAACAAGGCTGTTCGGCGGTGTTAACGGCGATGTCGACGGCGCTTCCGGCGAGATCACCCGGATGGCGGTTATCGCTGCACTGGCACTCGCTGTCTGA